From Haloglomus litoreum, the proteins below share one genomic window:
- a CDS encoding VOC family protein, producing MLSGLAWLALEVKYLDRAVEFYREHLDLPLRRKDGREAALGAGETDLLLRRPAGVPRGGLHTHYAFSCPADAYDEWWDRLSGDFDLHEETFGDVRSLYFYDTEGNCVEVMGCGAPEGPQRGGEAAERDQGSEPAITGLMEVVLEVEDLARAEEFYTALGMEIVDQGDRRKRTRLTAGPFDLELWEPHLGLADARGGVHVDLGAYVDDPEAAADAVWGRADRIEDLDSGAVRVRDPDGHYLTFVGE from the coding sequence ATGCTCTCGGGACTCGCGTGGCTGGCGCTGGAGGTCAAGTACCTCGACCGGGCGGTCGAGTTCTACCGCGAGCACCTGGACCTCCCGCTCCGGCGGAAGGACGGCCGCGAGGCCGCGCTCGGGGCCGGCGAGACGGACCTCCTCCTGCGCCGACCGGCCGGCGTCCCCCGCGGGGGGCTCCACACCCACTACGCCTTCTCCTGTCCCGCCGACGCGTACGACGAGTGGTGGGACCGCCTCTCCGGGGACTTCGACCTCCACGAGGAGACGTTCGGCGACGTGCGGTCGCTCTACTTCTACGACACGGAGGGCAACTGCGTGGAGGTGATGGGTTGCGGGGCGCCGGAGGGGCCCCAGCGAGGCGGCGAAGCCGCCGAGCGCGACCAGGGGTCGGAACCCGCCATCACGGGGCTGATGGAGGTCGTCCTGGAGGTTGAGGACCTGGCCCGGGCCGAGGAGTTCTACACCGCGCTCGGGATGGAGATCGTCGACCAGGGCGACCGGCGCAAGCGAACGCGGCTCACGGCGGGCCCGTTCGACCTGGAACTGTGGGAGCCCCACCTCGGACTGGCCGACGCCCGCGGCGGCGTCCACGTCGACCTCGGGGCGTACGTCGACGACCCCGAGGCCGCAGCCGACGCCGTCTGGGGCCGTGCCGACCGCATCGAGGACCTCGACTCGGGTGCCGTCCGGGTGCGGGACCCGGACGGGCACTACCTCACGTTCGTCGGGGAGTGA
- a CDS encoding cupin domain-containing protein — protein sequence MADDAHPDPDPLDGAYDYRQVAVEDLPDAPNPTRAKREVDEAVGGTTFGYNVFVAEPGEKLPWGYHYHPDHEEVLHVLEGELRVETAEGERRVEAGEVLFVPPNHPQKAVAVGDSPARVIAVGAPKDSDGAVIVEPCAACGEETGREFDSVEEEGVTVYVLSCAGCGAETDRLRPGPGE from the coding sequence ATGGCCGACGACGCACACCCCGACCCGGACCCGCTGGACGGCGCGTACGACTACCGGCAGGTCGCGGTCGAGGACCTGCCGGACGCCCCGAACCCGACCCGCGCGAAGCGCGAGGTGGACGAGGCCGTCGGCGGGACCACCTTCGGCTACAACGTCTTCGTCGCCGAGCCCGGCGAGAAGCTGCCGTGGGGCTACCACTACCACCCGGACCACGAGGAGGTGCTGCACGTCCTCGAAGGGGAGTTGCGCGTCGAGACCGCCGAGGGCGAGCGCCGCGTCGAGGCCGGGGAGGTGCTGTTCGTCCCGCCCAATCACCCGCAGAAGGCCGTCGCCGTCGGTGACAGCCCTGCGCGGGTCATCGCCGTCGGTGCGCCGAAGGACTCGGACGGGGCCGTCATCGTCGAGCCGTGCGCGGCGTGCGGCGAGGAGACGGGTCGCGAGTTCGACTCCGTCGAGGAGGAGGGTGTGACGGTGTACGTGCTGTCGTGTGCGGGCTGCGGGGCCGAGACGGACCGGCTGCGGCCCGGTCCAGGGGAGTGA
- a CDS encoding endonuclease III domain-containing protein: MSEQPGDGSSDPGADPEPAENISGGDAGGGRAAPFEPAEEPATRAEAVVDRLGERYWRKAYGGQAAFECLVRTVLSQNTSDKASQPAHDALMERYGAEGPASEGDLAASLAAAAQDDLAETISSAGLYNQKSETLIRLAERVLAEYGSADAFDAFVTGEDPETVRDALLDMKGVGPKTADCVLLFSGGRGGVFPVDTHVHRIARRMGLAPADADHEGVRAALERDVPADKCGFGHTAMIQFGREYCTARKPACLDDPDACPMADICDQVGVYPETGEVIDPAEAPEAGGGD, encoded by the coding sequence ATGAGCGAGCAGCCCGGAGACGGTTCCAGCGACCCCGGGGCGGACCCGGAGCCGGCCGAGAACATCTCGGGGGGCGACGCCGGTGGCGGCCGTGCGGCGCCGTTCGAGCCGGCCGAGGAGCCGGCGACCCGCGCGGAGGCCGTCGTCGACCGGCTCGGCGAGCGCTACTGGCGGAAGGCGTACGGCGGGCAGGCGGCCTTCGAGTGTCTGGTCCGGACGGTCCTCTCGCAGAACACCTCGGACAAGGCCTCGCAGCCGGCCCACGACGCGCTGATGGAGCGGTACGGGGCCGAGGGGCCGGCCTCCGAGGGCGACCTCGCAGCCTCGCTGGCGGCCGCCGCGCAGGACGACCTCGCCGAGACCATCTCCTCGGCCGGTCTCTACAACCAGAAGTCAGAGACGCTCATCCGCCTCGCCGAGCGCGTCCTCGCCGAGTACGGGAGCGCCGATGCCTTCGACGCGTTCGTCACCGGGGAGGACCCGGAGACCGTGCGCGATGCGCTGCTGGACATGAAGGGCGTCGGACCGAAGACGGCCGACTGTGTCCTGCTCTTCTCGGGCGGCCGTGGCGGCGTCTTCCCCGTCGACACGCACGTCCACCGTATCGCCCGGCGGATGGGGCTGGCTCCCGCCGACGCCGACCACGAGGGGGTTCGCGCGGCCCTCGAGCGTGACGTGCCAGCCGACAAGTGTGGCTTCGGGCACACGGCGATGATCCAGTTCGGTCGGGAGTACTGCACCGCGCGGAAGCCGGCGTGCCTCGACGACCCGGACGCCTGCCCGATGGCCGATATCTGTGACCAGGTCGGTGTCTACCCGGAGACCGGAGAGGTGATCGACCCCGCCGAGGCCCCCGAGGCGGGCGGGGGCGACTGA
- a CDS encoding ferritin-like domain-containing protein encodes MSDDEVTRLLQKAYQDEIETVMNYLSNSIVLDGVRAEEIKESLELDIDEELQHARMLGERLKQLDENVPGSEAFVATQGSLQPPEDTTDVLGVIDGVIEAEEDAIATYRDLIDAAEAADDPVTEDLAVTLLADEEAHRTEFRGFRKEYAQD; translated from the coding sequence ATGAGCGACGACGAGGTCACCCGGCTGCTGCAGAAGGCGTACCAGGACGAGATCGAGACCGTCATGAACTACCTGTCGAACAGCATCGTCCTCGACGGCGTGCGGGCCGAGGAGATCAAGGAGTCCCTCGAACTCGACATCGACGAGGAACTCCAGCACGCCCGGATGCTGGGCGAGCGACTGAAGCAACTCGACGAGAACGTCCCCGGCAGCGAGGCGTTCGTCGCCACCCAGGGCTCGCTCCAGCCGCCCGAGGACACCACCGACGTACTGGGCGTCATCGACGGCGTCATCGAGGCCGAGGAGGACGCCATCGCGACCTACCGCGACCTCATCGACGCCGCCGAGGCGGCGGACGACCCCGTCACCGAGGACCTCGCGGTGACCCTCCTGGCGGACGAGGAGGCCCACCGCACGGAGTTCCGCGGTTTCCGCAAGGAGTACGCGCAGGACTGA
- a CDS encoding Hsp20/alpha crystallin family protein has product MTDPRHELELYREDDHYLVLAHVDADPEDIDVKWVDGHLHVAAEHHRDGRTRVTHRDMSFPRAVDADAISADYNEADDVLEIRLPISGDRPQSRTVEVGRSE; this is encoded by the coding sequence ATGACGGATCCGCGGCACGAACTGGAGCTGTACCGGGAGGACGACCACTACCTCGTACTCGCCCACGTCGACGCCGACCCCGAGGACATCGACGTGAAGTGGGTCGACGGGCACCTCCACGTCGCCGCCGAACACCACCGGGACGGGCGCACCCGCGTCACCCACCGGGATATGTCGTTCCCGCGCGCGGTCGACGCCGACGCCATCAGCGCCGACTACAACGAGGCCGACGACGTACTGGAGATCCGCCTCCCCATCTCCGGGGATCGACCGCAGAGCCGGACGGTCGAGGTCGGGCGCTCCGAATAG
- a CDS encoding nucleoside phosphorylase, protein MDSEDPNDEVQYHIELAPGDIEGPVLLPGDPERVPVVAEQWDEAEDVAQHREYRTMRGTRDGAPVACTSTGIGSPSAAIAAEELANVGAETLLRVGSCGAIQAEAEVGDLVITTGAVRQEGTSDEYVREDYPASAHPEVVTALVTAAERLDYDYHLGVTCSTDSFYAGQGREGHGGFRAAGADERVAELQAAGVLNYEMEAAALLTLASIYGLRAGAVCTVFANRVTGEFRTEGEARAAEVASEAAVVLDEMDRVKRAAGVDYWHAGLSLDG, encoded by the coding sequence ATGGACAGCGAGGACCCCAACGACGAGGTCCAGTACCACATCGAACTGGCGCCCGGCGACATCGAGGGGCCGGTCCTCCTGCCGGGTGACCCCGAGCGCGTCCCCGTCGTGGCCGAGCAGTGGGACGAGGCCGAGGACGTGGCCCAGCATCGCGAGTACCGGACGATGCGCGGAACGCGCGACGGCGCGCCCGTCGCCTGCACCTCGACCGGCATCGGTTCGCCGTCGGCGGCCATCGCCGCCGAGGAACTCGCCAACGTCGGCGCGGAGACGCTCCTTCGTGTCGGCTCCTGCGGGGCCATCCAGGCCGAGGCCGAGGTCGGCGACCTCGTCATCACGACGGGCGCCGTCCGGCAGGAGGGGACCAGCGACGAGTACGTCCGCGAGGACTACCCCGCGAGCGCCCACCCCGAGGTCGTCACGGCCCTCGTCACGGCCGCCGAGCGACTCGACTACGACTACCACCTCGGCGTCACCTGCTCGACGGACTCGTTCTACGCTGGACAGGGCCGGGAGGGCCACGGCGGGTTCCGGGCCGCCGGCGCCGACGAGCGCGTGGCCGAACTGCAGGCGGCCGGCGTGCTCAACTACGAGATGGAGGCGGCCGCGCTGCTGACGCTGGCCTCCATCTACGGGCTCCGGGCCGGCGCGGTCTGTACCGTCTTCGCCAACCGCGTCACCGGCGAGTTCCGAACCGAGGGCGAGGCCCGCGCGGCCGAGGTGGCCAGCGAGGCCGCCGTCGTCCTCGACGAGATGGACCGGGTGAAGCGAGCGGCGGGCGTCGACTACTGGCACGCCGGACTGTCGCTGGACGGGTGA
- a CDS encoding DUF5779 family protein: MSDDSDSTGGPLSDLDLQAAEGEMDEPTPKAFDRVELGVLDGSDDPEEWIAAIQDGAVLVLDVEGDLNELAAGFARDVRELGGELMHFRGFLVVSPPDVEIDTDRL; this comes from the coding sequence ATGAGCGACGACTCGGACTCGACGGGCGGGCCGCTGAGCGACCTCGACCTGCAGGCCGCCGAGGGGGAGATGGACGAGCCGACCCCGAAGGCCTTCGACCGCGTCGAACTGGGCGTGCTGGACGGCTCCGACGACCCCGAGGAGTGGATCGCCGCCATCCAGGACGGCGCGGTGCTGGTGCTGGACGTGGAGGGCGACCTCAACGAACTCGCCGCCGGCTTCGCCCGCGACGTGCGCGAACTCGGTGGCGAGTTGATGCACTTCCGGGGGTTCCTGGTGGTGTCGCCGCCCGACGTGGAGATCGACACGGACCGGTTGTAA
- a CDS encoding coiled-coil protein, protein MAESIDESKNVELTDDDLENDSKGQLIKKAGQLRDRRNELNQMASERASKRDELNAKTREKVDEAQEHREKRDELNEQVQEHKEQRNELNAKANELFDKVDDMKDDLELNEGKSADELKEEIEDLEFKQQTEVLSTEEERELIEKIETKREKLQDRKAKLDDTGDLEEIKAEAQEVRAEASEHHQKVTELADKAQEHHNQMIEAYREADDIRDEADEWHEKFVDAQEAADRHHEDFVRVQKRLREMDKEEEEERKDERQAKKEQAQEEAEEIYQRFKEGETLDTEDLMKLQRAGKL, encoded by the coding sequence ATGGCAGAGAGCATCGACGAAAGCAAGAACGTAGAACTGACAGACGACGACCTCGAGAACGACTCCAAGGGCCAGCTCATCAAGAAGGCCGGCCAGCTCCGCGACCGCCGGAACGAGCTGAACCAGATGGCCTCCGAGCGCGCCTCCAAGCGCGACGAGCTCAACGCGAAGACCCGCGAGAAGGTCGACGAGGCCCAGGAGCACCGCGAGAAGCGCGACGAGCTCAACGAGCAGGTCCAGGAGCACAAGGAGCAGCGCAACGAGCTCAACGCGAAGGCCAACGAGCTCTTCGACAAGGTCGACGACATGAAGGACGACCTCGAGCTGAACGAGGGCAAGTCGGCCGACGAGCTCAAGGAGGAGATCGAGGATCTGGAGTTCAAGCAGCAGACGGAGGTCCTCTCGACCGAGGAGGAGCGCGAGCTCATCGAGAAGATCGAGACCAAGCGCGAGAAGCTCCAGGACCGCAAGGCCAAGCTCGACGACACCGGTGACCTCGAGGAGATCAAGGCCGAGGCCCAGGAGGTCCGTGCCGAGGCCTCAGAGCACCACCAGAAGGTGACCGAGCTCGCGGACAAGGCCCAGGAGCACCACAACCAGATGATCGAGGCCTACCGCGAGGCCGACGACATCCGCGACGAGGCCGACGAGTGGCACGAGAAGTTCGTCGACGCCCAGGAGGCCGCCGACCGCCACCACGAGGACTTCGTCCGCGTCCAGAAGCGCCTCCGCGAGATGGACAAGGAGGAGGAGGAGGAGCGCAAGGACGAGCGCCAGGCCAAGAAGGAGCAGGCCCAGGAGGAGGCCGAGGAGATCTACCAGCGCTTCAAGGAGGGCGAGACCCTCGACACCGAGGACCTCATGAAGCTGCAGCGCGCCGGCAAGCTCTGA
- a CDS encoding disulfide bond formation protein B has protein sequence MAGETNGPVGASLPGTRVVLGLATVIATVATAGSLWFSLGLGLVPCELCWYQRILMYPLVVVLGVAAVESRSGVWRTVLPLAVPGLVVAAYHSYLQATTVACGFEGDCAAVLWRAPVVGLSIPNLSLVAFGLVIGLVGVIAGRERGLLG, from the coding sequence ATGGCTGGGGAGACGAACGGCCCGGTGGGCGCCTCGCTGCCCGGGACGCGGGTGGTGCTCGGGCTGGCGACGGTGATCGCGACCGTCGCGACGGCCGGGAGCCTCTGGTTCTCGCTCGGCCTCGGACTGGTCCCGTGTGAACTCTGCTGGTACCAGCGGATCCTGATGTACCCGCTCGTGGTCGTCCTCGGTGTGGCGGCCGTCGAGTCACGGTCGGGGGTCTGGCGGACGGTCCTCCCGCTCGCGGTGCCCGGCCTCGTCGTCGCGGCGTACCACAGCTACCTGCAAGCGACGACCGTAGCCTGTGGCTTCGAGGGGGACTGCGCGGCGGTCCTGTGGCGCGCCCCGGTCGTCGGCCTCAGCATCCCGAACCTGTCGCTGGTGGCGTTCGGGCTGGTCATCGGGCTGGTCGGCGTCATCGCGGGGCGGGAGCGCGGCCTGCTCGGCTGA
- a CDS encoding DUF2797 domain-containing protein, with translation MQIVGYDRSPDPALLLGDEGAVERVPLTPGTTLDYGLEERHCAGAVVAADATDGPDGEAGLRHRACGASRAPYCRDHTSTWACARCTGNCDMPLENCHREHVLYLAAFAPDVFKVGVTKPDRLETRLREQGADRAALLEHHPDGRVARQREAGLAERLPDRVRTPTKVAGLARPVDTEAWAALLAEFDPLETFEFDYGLDLDGRPVRETLATGTVRGVQGRLLVLENAGSSYAVDLRDLVGHEVGDGAGERDIQSSLGKFG, from the coding sequence GTGCAGATCGTCGGTTACGACCGGTCGCCCGACCCCGCCCTCCTGCTCGGCGACGAGGGAGCTGTCGAGCGCGTCCCGCTGACGCCCGGGACGACCCTCGACTACGGACTGGAGGAGCGCCACTGTGCTGGCGCGGTGGTGGCCGCCGACGCGACGGACGGCCCGGACGGGGAGGCCGGCCTCCGCCACCGGGCCTGCGGGGCGTCCCGTGCGCCGTACTGCCGGGACCACACCTCGACGTGGGCGTGCGCGCGGTGCACCGGGAACTGCGACATGCCGCTGGAGAACTGCCATCGCGAGCACGTGCTCTACCTCGCGGCGTTCGCGCCCGACGTGTTCAAGGTGGGCGTCACGAAGCCCGACCGGCTGGAGACGCGCCTGCGCGAGCAGGGTGCCGACCGCGCCGCGCTGCTCGAGCACCACCCCGACGGCCGGGTCGCGCGCCAGCGGGAGGCCGGCCTCGCCGAGCGCCTCCCGGACCGCGTCCGGACGCCGACGAAGGTGGCCGGGCTCGCGCGCCCGGTGGACACGGAGGCCTGGGCGGCGCTGCTGGCCGAGTTCGACCCGCTGGAGACGTTCGAGTTCGACTACGGACTCGACCTCGACGGGCGTCCGGTCCGCGAGACGCTCGCGACGGGAACCGTCCGCGGGGTGCAGGGCCGACTGCTGGTGCTGGAGAACGCGGGGAGCAGCTACGCGGTCGACCTCCGGGACCTGGTCGGCCACGAGGTCGGTGACGGGGCGGGTGAGCGGGATATCCAGTCCTCGCTGGGGAAGTTCGGTTGA
- a CDS encoding phosphomannomutase — translation MDLFGTAGIRGSVRERVTPAFALRVGRAAAREARADAQGDGGDGPVEFVVGRDGRETGEALASALTSGLQSGGARVVRVGRVPTPALAYASRGRHGVMVTASHNPPTDNGLKLFADGQEYDREAERRIEAAVADDDPPVAWDDWGEAERVDILPGYRRAVVDYARGHGGPLDGVRVAADAGNGVAARAVPWVLRELGAHVVTLNGNVDGHFPGRESKPTPESLADLRAFVADGEFALGMGFDGDADRIVVVDADGEVVHEDTVLAVVAEHYTRAAAAGDPVVVTTPNASARIDERVRAAGGRVERVRLGALHEGVAAAREAGGADTEVVFAAEPWKHMHTRFGPWIDGVASAAVLARLVAESGLDALRDPVTERPYRKVSVECPDDRKAAVMSALETALPAEFPDAAVDTEHGVRLEIDGGWTLVRPSGTEPYVRVYAEHDDVDALVERTVAVVEDAVADAG, via the coding sequence ATGGACCTCTTCGGCACGGCGGGCATCCGCGGGAGCGTGCGCGAGCGGGTGACGCCGGCGTTCGCCCTGCGCGTCGGGCGCGCGGCGGCCCGCGAGGCACGCGCCGACGCGCAGGGCGATGGTGGCGACGGCCCGGTCGAGTTCGTCGTCGGGCGGGACGGCCGGGAGACGGGCGAGGCGCTCGCTTCGGCGCTCACCTCCGGACTCCAGTCGGGCGGTGCACGGGTCGTCCGCGTCGGCCGGGTACCCACGCCCGCGCTGGCGTACGCCTCGCGCGGCCGGCACGGCGTGATGGTCACGGCCAGCCACAACCCGCCGACCGACAACGGCCTGAAGCTGTTCGCCGACGGCCAGGAGTACGACCGCGAGGCCGAGCGCCGGATCGAGGCGGCCGTCGCGGACGACGACCCGCCGGTCGCGTGGGACGACTGGGGCGAGGCCGAGCGGGTCGATATCCTCCCGGGGTACCGTCGCGCTGTCGTCGACTACGCCCGTGGCCACGGTGGCCCGCTCGACGGGGTCCGGGTCGCCGCGGACGCCGGCAACGGGGTGGCCGCCCGGGCCGTCCCCTGGGTGCTCCGGGAACTCGGCGCACACGTCGTCACGCTCAACGGGAACGTCGACGGCCACTTCCCCGGTCGGGAATCGAAGCCCACCCCCGAGAGCCTGGCCGACCTCCGCGCGTTCGTCGCGGACGGCGAGTTCGCGCTCGGGATGGGGTTCGACGGCGACGCCGACCGCATCGTCGTGGTCGACGCCGATGGCGAGGTCGTCCACGAGGACACCGTCCTCGCCGTGGTCGCCGAGCACTACACCCGCGCCGCCGCGGCCGGCGACCCGGTGGTCGTCACGACGCCGAACGCCTCCGCCCGCATCGACGAGCGCGTCCGGGCGGCGGGCGGCCGCGTCGAGCGCGTCCGCCTGGGTGCGCTCCACGAGGGGGTCGCCGCCGCCCGCGAGGCCGGCGGGGCCGACACCGAGGTCGTCTTCGCCGCCGAGCCGTGGAAGCATATGCACACCCGGTTCGGCCCGTGGATCGACGGCGTCGCGAGCGCGGCCGTCCTCGCACGGCTCGTCGCCGAGTCGGGCCTCGACGCGCTCCGCGACCCCGTCACCGAGCGGCCCTACCGGAAGGTCAGCGTCGAGTGCCCGGACGACCGGAAGGCTGCCGTGATGAGCGCGCTCGAGACCGCACTCCCGGCCGAGTTCCCCGACGCCGCGGTCGACACCGAGCACGGCGTCCGACTGGAGATCGACGGGGGCTGGACCCTCGTCCGGCCCTCGGGCACCGAGCCGTACGTCCGGGTGTACGCCGAGCACGATGACGTGGACGCGCTCGTCGAGCGGACGGTCGCGGTCGTGGAGGATGCCGTCGCGGACGCCGGGTAA
- a CDS encoding DsbA family protein, protein MTTRRSFLAAGGTATLAGLAGCLGLGGGGGDGGDGGSSDPPDGPVANAPLPDDPGSHTYARMDAGAESTITYVGNWKCPFCAEFSTGSDRVLSLKTIVEDYVAPGDIALEYRALSYSGDGEPFLGPDAPRAARAGLAVWNVDPATYWTYHEYVMANQPPEGQQWATRSKLVEFAREAGVGDPRAVGQAIGGGEHESAVRANTEFAASAGVGGTPGIVVGNDAYSPFNDQGALRDALDRITG, encoded by the coding sequence ATGACGACACGACGCAGCTTCCTCGCGGCCGGCGGCACAGCCACGCTGGCAGGCCTCGCCGGCTGTTTGGGCCTCGGTGGCGGTGGCGGCGACGGTGGCGACGGCGGGTCCAGTGACCCTCCGGACGGGCCCGTCGCGAACGCGCCGCTCCCGGACGACCCGGGCTCGCACACCTACGCCCGGATGGACGCGGGCGCCGAGTCGACCATCACCTACGTCGGGAACTGGAAGTGCCCGTTCTGTGCGGAGTTCTCGACCGGCTCCGACCGGGTGCTGTCCCTGAAGACCATCGTCGAGGACTACGTCGCGCCGGGCGACATCGCGCTGGAGTACCGGGCGCTCTCGTACTCCGGGGACGGTGAGCCGTTCCTGGGGCCCGACGCGCCCCGGGCCGCGCGAGCCGGCCTGGCCGTCTGGAACGTCGACCCCGCCACCTACTGGACCTACCACGAGTACGTGATGGCCAACCAGCCGCCGGAGGGCCAGCAGTGGGCGACGCGGTCGAAGCTCGTCGAGTTCGCCCGCGAAGCCGGCGTCGGCGACCCACGTGCGGTCGGGCAGGCCATCGGTGGTGGCGAGCACGAGAGCGCGGTCCGGGCGAACACGGAGTTCGCGGCCAGCGCCGGCGTGGGCGGGACGCCCGGCATCGTCGTCGGGAACGACGCGTACTCACCGTTCAACGACCAGGGGGCGCTCCGGGACGCGCTCGACCGGATCACGGGCTGA
- a CDS encoding ribbon-helix-helix domain-containing protein: MTEYTTVSIPKDLAERVEETIEGTSFSSTSDLVRFLLRSIVIQHQKQGELTEAEFEEITTQLRDLGYIE; encoded by the coding sequence ATGACCGAGTACACCACCGTCTCCATCCCGAAGGACCTGGCCGAGCGCGTCGAGGAGACCATCGAGGGGACCTCCTTCTCCTCGACCAGCGACCTCGTCCGCTTCCTGCTGCGGAGCATCGTCATCCAGCACCAGAAACAGGGTGAACTGACGGAGGCGGAGTTCGAGGAGATCACCACACAGCTGCGGGACCTGGGCTACATCGAGTAG
- a CDS encoding isocitrate lyase/PEP mutase family protein yields the protein MTPDTQRELARTFRDRHTEPSDGPLVLPNAWDAASAIVYEEARFDAVGTSSAGVAASLGVPDGEQLSRDEMLAVVGRIAAAVDLPVSADIEAGYGETPAAVAETVRRTIDAGAVGVNLEDGTNGPAGPLVPQDKHVTTIRAAREAADETGVPLVVNGRTDVFWRGVGDPSDRVERAVERANAYREAGSDCLFVPGVTDPETIAALVDGIDGPLNVLAGPGAPSIPALADLGVARVSVGSGPMRATLGFLQEIGEELRDEGTYHRMADGIPYAELHELLSGRVDDTE from the coding sequence ATGACACCCGACACCCAGCGGGAACTCGCACGGACGTTCCGCGACCGCCATACGGAGCCGAGCGACGGGCCCCTCGTGCTCCCGAACGCGTGGGACGCGGCCAGCGCCATCGTCTACGAGGAGGCCAGGTTCGACGCTGTCGGGACGTCGAGCGCCGGGGTCGCGGCATCTCTCGGCGTCCCCGACGGCGAGCAGCTCTCCCGCGACGAGATGCTGGCGGTCGTCGGGCGAATCGCCGCGGCCGTCGATCTCCCCGTGAGCGCCGACATCGAGGCCGGATACGGCGAGACGCCCGCGGCGGTCGCCGAGACCGTCCGCCGGACCATCGACGCCGGGGCCGTCGGCGTCAACTTGGAGGACGGGACGAACGGCCCGGCGGGACCGCTGGTCCCGCAGGACAAGCACGTGACGACCATCCGGGCGGCGCGCGAGGCGGCCGACGAGACGGGCGTCCCGCTGGTCGTCAACGGCCGGACGGACGTGTTCTGGCGCGGCGTGGGCGACCCGTCCGACCGCGTCGAGCGCGCCGTCGAGCGGGCGAACGCCTACCGCGAGGCGGGGAGCGACTGTCTGTTCGTTCCGGGCGTAACCGACCCGGAGACCATCGCGGCCCTCGTCGACGGCATCGACGGCCCGCTGAACGTCCTCGCCGGACCCGGTGCCCCGTCGATTCCGGCGCTCGCGGACCTCGGGGTCGCGCGTGTGAGCGTCGGCTCGGGCCCGATGCGCGCGACGCTCGGGTTCCTCCAGGAAATCGGCGAGGAACTCCGCGACGAGGGGACCTACCACCGGATGGCCGACGGCATCCCGTACGCGGAGCTGCACGAGTTGCTCTCCGGCCGGGTCGACGATACGGAGTAA